A portion of the Halodesulfovibrio aestuarii DSM 17919 = ATCC 29578 genome contains these proteins:
- the pgm gene encoding phosphoglucomutase (alpha-D-glucose-1,6-bisphosphate-dependent) — protein sequence MAISPNAGKKALSSNLINIQKLVTAYYTVLPDPDNPLQRVAFGTSGHRGSAFGGSFNEPHIAAVTQAICEYRKKEGYTGPLFMGKDTHALSEPAHQTALEVLAANEVTVHIEQEDGYVPTPVISHAILTYNRDHDTIADGIVVTPSHNPPQDGGFKYNPPNGGPADKDTTKWVEDRANELIRQGNKDVKRVPLAEALAAPTTLLYDYRTPYINDLKNIIDVEAIKKAGIRIGIDPLGGAGESYWEPIAEQYELNIEVVNKEIDPTFRFMPMDSDGVIRMDCSSPWAMTDLIRLHPHFDIACGNDPDADRHGIVCSKGLMNPNHYLAVAIEYLFTHRPQWKNDAVVGKTLVSSQMIDLVVESLGRKVAEVPVGFKWFVPGLLNGSYGFGGEESAGASFLRKDGTVWTTDKDGIIMNLLAAEILAVTGKDPQQHYDAMTEKFGTPIYERLQAPASPDQKAALKKLSPDMVKSDTLAGEPIIAKLTQAPANGASIEGLKIVTKSGWFAARPSGTEDIYKIYTESFKGKNHLALLQKEAQAMVSEAFKAANV from the coding sequence ATGGCAATCAGTCCAAATGCTGGTAAGAAGGCACTTTCATCCAACCTTATCAATATCCAGAAACTGGTGACAGCATACTACACCGTTCTCCCTGATCCCGACAATCCGCTGCAACGTGTTGCTTTCGGAACATCTGGTCACCGTGGTTCAGCATTTGGCGGCAGCTTTAATGAGCCCCACATTGCAGCGGTTACGCAGGCCATTTGCGAATACCGCAAGAAGGAAGGCTATACCGGCCCGTTATTCATGGGCAAAGATACCCATGCCCTTTCAGAGCCTGCACATCAGACAGCGCTTGAGGTTCTGGCAGCTAACGAAGTAACCGTGCACATCGAGCAAGAAGACGGATATGTTCCGACGCCGGTAATTTCTCATGCAATCCTCACATATAACCGCGATCATGATACTATCGCGGATGGCATTGTCGTAACGCCCTCACACAATCCGCCACAAGATGGCGGCTTCAAGTATAACCCACCGAACGGTGGCCCTGCCGACAAGGACACAACCAAGTGGGTTGAAGACCGCGCTAACGAGCTTATCAGACAGGGCAACAAAGACGTTAAGCGTGTGCCGCTGGCAGAAGCACTGGCAGCACCGACGACGTTGCTCTACGACTACCGAACTCCGTATATAAACGACCTTAAGAACATTATCGACGTGGAAGCCATCAAAAAGGCCGGCATCCGTATCGGCATAGACCCTCTGGGCGGCGCCGGTGAATCCTACTGGGAGCCTATTGCGGAACAGTATGAACTGAATATTGAAGTCGTAAACAAGGAAATTGATCCTACATTCCGATTTATGCCTATGGACAGTGACGGAGTTATCCGTATGGACTGCTCTTCCCCCTGGGCAATGACAGATTTGATTCGTTTACATCCGCATTTTGACATTGCGTGCGGTAATGATCCTGATGCGGACAGACACGGCATTGTATGCAGCAAAGGGCTTATGAACCCTAACCATTATCTTGCTGTTGCTATTGAATATTTGTTTACGCACCGCCCGCAGTGGAAAAATGACGCGGTTGTAGGCAAAACTCTTGTGTCCAGCCAGATGATTGATCTTGTTGTAGAATCACTTGGTAGAAAGGTTGCTGAAGTACCTGTCGGCTTTAAATGGTTTGTGCCGGGTCTTCTTAACGGCAGTTATGGCTTTGGCGGTGAAGAAAGTGCAGGCGCAAGCTTCTTGCGCAAAGACGGCACGGTATGGACTACCGACAAGGACGGCATCATCATGAACCTGCTCGCAGCGGAAATCCTTGCTGTAACCGGCAAAGATCCTCAGCAGCATTATGATGCCATGACAGAGAAGTTCGGCACTCCAATCTACGAGCGTTTGCAGGCGCCTGCCTCACCGGACCAGAAAGCTGCACTGAAAAAACTTTCTCCTGACATGGTGAAATCAGACACCCTTGCTGGCGAACCGATAATTGCAAAGCTGACACAGGCACCAGCCAATGGAGCGTCTATTGAAGGCTTAAAAATTGTCACTAAATCCGGCTGGTTTGCAGCACGGCCTTCCGGAACAGAAGATATTTAT